One window of Streptomyces sp. NBC_00582 genomic DNA carries:
- a CDS encoding NUDIX domain-containing protein — MSAVHRSIGNVMVLLQRPADGRILTVRHQATSWHSPGMLTVVGGCLEDGEFLDEGAARELAEEVGIHITPDRLQFCQLLHFHAADGERVIGAAFTAREWEGTPYNREPGTHTGLVWVDPAAPPPDCHPFTHAVLTHFATGRLYANGIAPELLDGGAG; from the coding sequence GTGAGCGCCGTACACCGGAGCATCGGGAACGTCATGGTCCTGCTCCAGCGTCCCGCCGACGGCCGGATCCTGACCGTCCGGCACCAGGCGACGTCATGGCACTCCCCCGGGATGCTCACGGTCGTCGGAGGATGCCTTGAAGACGGCGAGTTCCTCGACGAGGGAGCGGCGCGCGAGCTCGCCGAGGAAGTCGGCATCCACATCACCCCGGACCGCCTGCAGTTCTGCCAGCTGCTCCACTTCCACGCGGCAGACGGTGAGCGGGTGATCGGCGCCGCCTTCACGGCGCGGGAGTGGGAGGGCACCCCGTACAACCGCGAGCCGGGCACGCACACCGGGCTGGTGTGGGTCGACCCCGCCGCCCCGCCACCCGACTGCCACCCCTTCACCCACGCGGTCCTCACCCACTTCGCCACCGGCCGGCTCTACGCCAACGGGATCGCCCCGGAACTGCTGGACGGTGGGGCCGGGTGA
- a CDS encoding class I SAM-dependent methyltransferase yields the protein MEYDALTGWDDDITAEAYAAFTRAYPMYSASSRDLAARAGLTRSRVIVDLCGGTGTTAEAILALAPPNSTVVSFDSSAAMQSIGRRLLSDPRLTWVNAPAEDLADHIPASSVDAVACNSAVWKTDVAAVVTAVRRVLRPGGRFVFNIGGAFAGVTHPDALPPPAGPSLSALIEQIATRDYGIIPPTAAAPPKLTLPVITGLLADAGLHVVAAEVTGQHTTTAERAAWLSIPVFAHPEGALTYEQKMAILAEATAQTKPDDVTVTSWLVIVAKLPEEA from the coding sequence TTGGAGTACGACGCCCTCACCGGCTGGGACGACGACATCACCGCCGAGGCCTACGCCGCCTTCACCCGGGCCTACCCCATGTACAGCGCCTCCAGCCGCGATCTGGCCGCGCGAGCCGGCCTCACCCGCAGCCGTGTGATCGTCGACCTGTGCGGCGGCACCGGTACGACGGCCGAGGCGATCCTCGCCCTGGCGCCGCCCAACTCCACCGTCGTCTCCTTCGACAGCTCCGCCGCCATGCAGAGCATCGGCCGCCGTCTCTTGAGCGACCCCCGGCTGACCTGGGTCAACGCACCCGCCGAGGACCTGGCCGACCATATCCCGGCAAGCAGCGTCGATGCCGTCGCGTGCAACTCGGCGGTGTGGAAGACCGACGTCGCCGCCGTGGTCACCGCGGTGCGCCGTGTACTGCGGCCCGGAGGCCGGTTCGTCTTCAACATCGGCGGCGCCTTCGCCGGGGTCACCCACCCCGACGCGCTGCCCCCGCCGGCAGGGCCCTCCCTCAGCGCCCTGATCGAGCAGATCGCCACCCGGGACTACGGCATCATCCCGCCGACGGCCGCCGCCCCTCCGAAGCTCACGCTCCCCGTGATCACCGGGCTGCTGGCCGATGCCGGGCTGCACGTCGTCGCCGCGGAGGTCACCGGCCAGCACACCACCACCGCTGAGAGGGCGGCCTGGCTGTCCATTCCCGTCTTCGCCCACCCCGAGGGCGCCCTCACCTACGAGCAGAAGATGGCGATCCTCGCCGAGGCCACCGCCCAGACCAAGCCAGACGACGTCACAGTGACGAGCTGGCTCGTGATCGTCGCCAAGCTCCCGGAAGAGGCATGA
- a CDS encoding phosphotransferase has translation MSPTKPLPEALQRWAEQQIGPVVSVRDASHDWDRSRVWALEGERGVHRYLKVSPSVKFFTRESRAYRHIVPALGHTRAPHLIDSRAQDLALLLTAAPGAPAKELGLGAVEWRTVHQQAGALCARLHEAGELDRGDRVEAEASLSAAADGAEKYLARAGDRLNQDERQLIRDHAARLRRAGPVPVGYIHGDNQPRNWLWSKHGLALVDFERSRPAARVQDFVILATTQWADHPDREKAFLRSYGRELSDAERHALRCLTALDAVNCLAWGPDNGDAEVTARGRRTLDRLMKEDRP, from the coding sequence ATGAGCCCGACGAAGCCGCTGCCCGAGGCCCTGCAGCGCTGGGCGGAACAGCAGATCGGCCCCGTCGTGTCCGTCCGCGACGCCTCGCACGACTGGGACCGCTCCCGTGTGTGGGCCCTGGAGGGCGAACGCGGGGTGCACCGCTACCTGAAGGTCTCGCCCTCGGTGAAGTTCTTCACCCGTGAGAGCCGGGCATACCGCCACATCGTCCCCGCCCTCGGACACACCCGGGCGCCCCACCTCATCGACAGCCGCGCCCAGGACCTGGCCCTGCTGCTCACCGCGGCCCCCGGCGCCCCGGCGAAGGAACTCGGCTTGGGCGCCGTCGAGTGGCGGACCGTGCACCAGCAGGCCGGAGCGCTCTGCGCCCGGCTCCACGAGGCGGGAGAACTCGACCGCGGCGACCGGGTGGAGGCCGAAGCCTCGTTGTCCGCCGCCGCTGACGGAGCGGAGAAGTACCTGGCTCGCGCCGGGGACCGGCTCAACCAGGACGAGCGGCAGCTGATCCGGGACCACGCTGCCCGTCTTCGCCGCGCCGGCCCGGTGCCCGTCGGCTACATCCACGGCGACAACCAGCCGAGGAACTGGCTGTGGTCCAAGCACGGGCTCGCCCTCGTCGACTTCGAACGGTCCCGGCCGGCCGCCCGCGTCCAGGACTTCGTCATCCTCGCCACCACCCAGTGGGCCGACCATCCGGACCGCGAGAAGGCGTTCCTCCGGTCCTACGGGCGGGAGCTGTCCGACGCCGAGCGGCACGCGCTGCGCTGCCTGACCGCGCTGGACGCGGTCAACTGCCTGGCCTGGGGCCCGGACAACGGCGACGCCGAGGTCACCGCCCGCGGTCGGCGGACCCTGGACCGGCTCATGAAGGAGGACCGGCCGTGA
- a CDS encoding ABC transporter ATP-binding protein, producing MTSGSTAAQPSTDEAEGNPPDSGGAAQEEEFQYRDESRLQAGAQMTTTTMARRLPVLVRRSLRMAWQVDRGATAGLLACQIGTGVLAALGLFAVTGTLTALISSGDITERLREAAPQLAVIAVAAGLRALLGVTVTWLTGRLRPVLARAAEVSMVEAALGAEAAANNKPGYNDQYDIADRGAQVTPDLVEEAQDVLAATATLAAGATVLAVIHPLLLPLLLLACLPQAAAYVRAARVVYLAGLETSGRRRMLHKLRWHMSYMESSEEMRACLAGPFLLGRYRRLAASVNVSERKAANTGAWMGLAGAAAGGVASAAVWATLLWLLVSGRMDLAAGGGAVFALQTATGSVRGIINGGARLVRTGWYVQDWQNFIDNAHGQAMVASRGSEVLPAPPERFEVRDVTYRYDGADKDSLAGVSLKVRRGEIVALVGENGSGKTTLSRLICGLLLPTSGEVAWDHTTTARLEPWEAWKHVAVAPQRFTYLPLTLRDNVTLGQGDTSDAALMAACEASGAAGMLPALRSGLDTLLTSEWFGGHQLSGGQWQRVILTRAFHRKAELLVMDEPTAALDARAEHHVFTGLRDLAKDRAILLITHRLANVAVADRIVVLDQGRLVQEGTYAQLTREPGLFRTLWELEQRTGGAPGPT from the coding sequence TTGACCTCGGGCAGCACAGCCGCGCAGCCGAGCACGGACGAAGCGGAGGGGAATCCACCGGACAGCGGGGGCGCGGCGCAGGAGGAGGAGTTCCAGTACCGGGACGAGTCCCGGCTCCAAGCCGGCGCACAGATGACGACGACCACGATGGCGCGCCGCTTGCCCGTGCTGGTGCGCAGGTCGTTGCGGATGGCGTGGCAGGTGGACCGGGGCGCGACGGCCGGGCTGCTCGCGTGCCAGATCGGCACCGGGGTGCTGGCCGCGCTGGGCCTGTTCGCCGTGACTGGGACCCTCACCGCGCTGATCTCCTCGGGCGACATCACCGAGCGGCTGCGGGAGGCGGCTCCGCAGCTGGCCGTCATCGCCGTGGCTGCCGGGCTGCGCGCCCTTCTGGGGGTCACGGTGACCTGGCTGACCGGGCGGCTGCGGCCGGTGCTCGCCCGGGCCGCGGAAGTCAGCATGGTCGAGGCAGCTCTCGGCGCGGAGGCCGCGGCGAACAACAAGCCGGGGTACAACGACCAGTACGACATCGCCGACCGCGGTGCCCAGGTCACCCCCGACCTCGTGGAGGAAGCCCAGGACGTGCTGGCCGCCACGGCGACCCTCGCCGCTGGCGCGACCGTCCTCGCCGTGATCCATCCCCTTCTTCTGCCGCTGCTTCTCCTGGCGTGCCTGCCGCAGGCCGCCGCGTACGTGCGCGCGGCCCGCGTGGTGTATCTCGCGGGCCTGGAGACGTCGGGGCGCCGACGGATGCTGCACAAGCTGCGCTGGCACATGTCCTACATGGAGTCCAGCGAGGAGATGCGGGCCTGCCTGGCCGGTCCGTTCCTCCTCGGCCGCTATCGGCGCCTGGCCGCCTCCGTCAACGTCTCCGAGCGCAAGGCCGCGAACACCGGGGCCTGGATGGGCCTGGCCGGCGCGGCGGCCGGTGGCGTCGCCTCGGCGGCGGTCTGGGCGACCCTGCTGTGGCTCCTGGTCTCCGGCCGGATGGACCTGGCGGCGGGCGGCGGCGCGGTCTTCGCCTTGCAGACGGCGACCGGCTCGGTGCGGGGCATCATCAACGGCGGGGCCCGGCTGGTGCGCACCGGCTGGTATGTGCAGGACTGGCAGAACTTCATCGACAACGCGCACGGGCAGGCGATGGTGGCCTCGCGTGGCTCCGAGGTACTGCCGGCGCCGCCGGAACGCTTCGAGGTCCGCGACGTCACCTACCGGTACGACGGCGCGGACAAGGACAGCCTGGCCGGGGTGTCGCTGAAAGTACGGCGCGGGGAGATCGTGGCGCTGGTCGGGGAGAACGGGTCGGGGAAGACCACGCTGTCCCGGCTGATCTGCGGGCTGCTGCTGCCGACCTCCGGGGAAGTGGCCTGGGACCACACGACCACCGCGCGGCTGGAGCCGTGGGAGGCGTGGAAGCACGTAGCGGTAGCACCGCAGCGGTTCACCTACCTGCCGCTGACCCTCCGCGACAACGTCACCCTCGGGCAGGGCGACACCAGCGACGCCGCGCTCATGGCGGCCTGCGAGGCGTCCGGAGCCGCAGGCATGCTGCCCGCCCTCCGTTCCGGCCTCGACACCCTCCTGACCTCCGAATGGTTCGGCGGCCACCAGCTGTCCGGCGGGCAGTGGCAACGCGTCATCCTGACCAGGGCATTTCACCGGAAGGCCGAACTGCTGGTGATGGATGAGCCCACGGCCGCCCTCGACGCCCGGGCAGAGCACCATGTTTTCACCGGCCTGCGGGATCTGGCCAAGGACCGGGCCATCCTTCTGATCACGCACCGGCTCGCCAATGTCGCCGTGGCCGACCGGATCGTCGTCCTCGACCAGGGCCGCCTCGTCCAGGAGGGAACGTACGCGCAGCTCACCCGCGAACCCGGGCTCTTTCGGACCCTGTGGGAACTGGAGCAGCGCACCGGCGGTGCGCCCGGTCCCACCTGA
- a CDS encoding mycothiol-dependent nitroreductase Rv2466c family protein, translated as MTITEESRGDEVQVPFWFDPLCPWAWITSRWLLEVEQVRPVRADWRIMSLAYLNLDQRGGKGLSEDYRELMNTAWGSVRVCAAAAEHAGRPVLGPLYTAIGTRLHNQRRREDPTVITEALAEAGLPASLAAAASSTEFDQRIKDSHHEAFDEVGLDVGTPVLRIAGTTLFGPVITPAPRGEAAGQLWDGLVLVAATDGFFELKRSRNVKPSFD; from the coding sequence ATGACGATCACCGAAGAGAGCCGCGGCGACGAGGTCCAGGTCCCGTTCTGGTTCGATCCGCTGTGCCCCTGGGCCTGGATCACCTCCCGCTGGCTCCTGGAAGTCGAGCAGGTTCGGCCGGTGCGCGCCGACTGGCGGATCATGTCGCTCGCCTACCTCAACCTCGACCAGCGGGGCGGCAAAGGCCTCAGCGAGGACTACCGGGAGCTGATGAACACGGCCTGGGGGTCGGTGCGGGTCTGCGCCGCCGCCGCCGAACACGCCGGCCGCCCCGTGCTGGGGCCGCTGTACACGGCCATCGGCACCCGGCTGCACAACCAGCGGCGCCGCGAGGACCCCACCGTCATCACCGAAGCCCTGGCGGAGGCTGGGCTGCCGGCCTCGCTGGCCGCGGCGGCCTCCAGCACGGAGTTCGACCAGCGCATCAAGGACTCGCACCACGAGGCGTTCGACGAGGTCGGCCTCGACGTCGGGACCCCCGTCCTGCGGATCGCCGGCACGACCCTGTTCGGTCCCGTCATCACTCCGGCCCCCCGCGGCGAAGCCGCCGGACAACTCTGGGACGGCCTGGTGTTGGTCGCGGCGACGGACGGCTTCTTCGAGCTCAAGCGGAGCCGCAACGTCAAGCCGTCCTTCGACTGA
- a CDS encoding HAD family hydrolase, translating to MNETALPPVSPSPALGASCSPAIPDGVLAVIFDFDGTLADTTANQEQSLRAALQPYGLDLDTDWYRQRFGLSIHDLLAALPGARHLPHDEIIRRSRAHLLAHMHTIAPIACSVALLHAAREAGLPCAVASAASRILVHPGIEALGLSLQFEAVVTREDAARGKPAPDLFLEAARRISVPPERCLAVEDAPDGIASALAAGMHVLRMVDVHLAPTGDRGEDTADLPSGAGAPMPRGCALGQVAARSSPASVPAPFIVDSDR from the coding sequence ATGAACGAGACGGCCCTCCCACCGGTCAGCCCGAGCCCCGCCCTCGGCGCTAGCTGCTCGCCAGCCATCCCCGACGGCGTCCTGGCCGTGATCTTCGACTTCGATGGAACCCTCGCCGACACGACGGCCAACCAGGAGCAGTCGCTGCGGGCGGCACTCCAGCCGTACGGGCTCGACCTGGACACGGACTGGTACCGCCAACGCTTCGGCCTGTCCATCCACGACCTGCTCGCCGCGCTGCCAGGAGCACGACATCTGCCCCACGACGAGATCATCCGACGCAGCCGCGCCCACCTCCTGGCCCACATGCACACCATCGCTCCCATCGCGTGCAGCGTCGCGCTCCTGCACGCGGCGCGCGAAGCCGGGCTGCCCTGTGCCGTGGCGTCGGCGGCCAGCCGCATCCTCGTCCATCCCGGGATCGAGGCCCTGGGCCTGAGCCTCCAGTTCGAAGCCGTTGTCACCCGGGAGGACGCCGCGCGCGGCAAGCCCGCCCCCGACCTGTTCCTGGAGGCCGCCCGCCGCATAAGCGTCCCACCGGAGCGCTGCCTCGCCGTGGAGGACGCCCCGGACGGCATCGCCTCCGCGCTCGCCGCCGGCATGCACGTGCTCAGGATGGTCGACGTCCACCTGGCCCCCACCGGCGATCGCGGCGAAGACACCGCGGACCTGCCGTCAGGAGCCGGAGCACCGATGCCGCGCGGCTGCGCTCTCGGGCAGGTGGCGGCCCGCAGTAGCCCCGCATCGGTTCCCGCACCGTTCATCGTCGATTCCGACCGGTGA
- a CDS encoding class I SAM-dependent methyltransferase produces MTTTSTASYWEPLWAGGRRYRQLDIPENRLMGNYLGPGRGRPALDIGCGDGSLARHLHHELGYRTTGVDISPSAVALAAAHDEGPGPAWRCADIITSDLTALPEPAYAVITCRLVYRWIDDKAAFLNRVRHLLIPGGTFWVVTEIAGRREDTDPLHSLGISPAETETLTSGWSTVQTADLDVLRCYALHP; encoded by the coding sequence ATGACGACGACCTCGACCGCCTCGTACTGGGAACCGCTCTGGGCAGGAGGTCGTCGCTATCGGCAGCTCGACATCCCCGAGAACCGGCTGATGGGCAATTACCTCGGCCCCGGCCGCGGACGCCCCGCCCTTGATATCGGCTGCGGGGACGGCAGCCTGGCCCGCCACCTGCACCACGAGCTCGGATACCGCACCACCGGCGTCGACATCTCTCCCAGCGCCGTCGCACTCGCCGCCGCACACGACGAAGGCCCCGGACCGGCGTGGCGGTGCGCCGACATCATCACCAGCGACCTCACGGCACTGCCGGAGCCCGCGTACGCGGTCATCACCTGCCGCCTGGTCTACCGGTGGATAGACGACAAGGCGGCCTTCCTCAACCGCGTCCGCCACCTCCTCATCCCCGGCGGGACGTTCTGGGTGGTCACCGAGATCGCCGGACGCCGCGAGGACACCGACCCCCTCCACAGCCTCGGCATTAGCCCCGCCGAGACCGAGACCCTCACTTCCGGCTGGTCCACCGTCCAGACCGCCGACCTCGACGTGCTCCGCTGCTACGCCCTGCATCCCTGA
- a CDS encoding thymidylate kinase encodes MTITPVHHACTRGPLISAEGLNGVGKTYLTNRAVEALDEKPLMLDEFSQRANGRPGLGEALLQALREASTGDPFLRGGTPMAEALLLMAIKRHDLDTLLPDLASGRTVVEGRSVDTTAVCQALLLHPDHPDQALETALALLDLASFYRPLPDLTILVTDDADQALVRAQRRDRRVFTTEQATFMRQACALFERVAATDPARYRVIDRRVIDEYEAAAQIRDWIGGTRPGLDCLREPWAGEGSPCMCCGQRVEKVPA; translated from the coding sequence GTGACGATCACACCGGTACACCACGCGTGCACCCGCGGCCCGCTGATCTCCGCCGAAGGTCTCAACGGGGTCGGCAAGACCTACTTGACCAACCGCGCCGTCGAGGCCCTCGACGAGAAGCCTTTGATGCTGGACGAGTTCTCCCAGCGGGCGAACGGACGCCCCGGACTGGGCGAAGCCCTGCTCCAGGCGCTGCGCGAGGCCAGCACCGGCGACCCGTTCCTCCGCGGGGGCACCCCCATGGCCGAGGCACTCCTCCTGATGGCCATCAAGCGCCATGACCTCGACACCCTGCTCCCCGACCTGGCCAGCGGGCGCACGGTCGTGGAAGGCCGCAGCGTCGACACCACGGCGGTGTGCCAGGCACTGCTGCTACACCCCGACCACCCGGACCAGGCCCTGGAGACGGCCCTGGCCCTGCTCGACCTCGCCTCCTTCTACCGGCCGCTGCCCGATCTCACGATCCTGGTCACCGACGACGCCGACCAGGCCCTCGTGCGCGCGCAGCGTCGCGACCGGCGGGTCTTCACAACCGAACAGGCCACGTTCATGCGTCAGGCGTGCGCGCTGTTCGAGCGGGTCGCAGCCACCGATCCGGCCCGCTACCGCGTCATCGACCGGCGCGTCATCGACGAGTACGAGGCCGCCGCGCAGATCCGGGACTGGATCGGCGGCACCAGGCCCGGCCTGGACTGCCTGCGTGAGCCGTGGGCGGGCGAAGGGTCGCCGTGCATGTGCTGCGGACAGCGCGTGGAAAAGGTGCCGGCATGA
- a CDS encoding phosphoribosylaminoimidazolesuccinocarboxamide synthase translates to MPVLHSTKNLKVATPVTETSAGVGIFEYTDAYTVFHYGRMPDLIPGKGEAISRMAAFNFALLEAAGVRTHFRRFIAPHHIEFDLARLPAPDAVPLAPDVRNTLLPVQVLVRTELPQGSSVHRRLAAGTLTPAQAGLSSLPAVGEELKDPLVEFATMLDDVNQYIDTAEAQRLTGLDDDLFQALLDTTVTVNRALTEHARTVGLRHCDGKLEFVVAADGGLVLADSPGTPDESRLLFDGVHCGKQVLRNWYVDNGLEVPVNRLITEGVPRHRWPTPTPLPGEFLPVMSDLYRSLSETWTGERLWNAPELPAATTAVARVIGH, encoded by the coding sequence ATGCCCGTCCTCCACTCGACCAAGAACCTGAAGGTCGCCACCCCTGTCACGGAAACCAGTGCGGGCGTCGGGATCTTCGAGTACACCGACGCCTACACCGTGTTCCACTACGGCCGGATGCCGGACCTGATCCCCGGCAAGGGCGAGGCCATCTCCCGCATGGCCGCCTTCAACTTCGCCCTGCTGGAAGCGGCCGGCGTGCGGACCCACTTCCGCCGGTTCATCGCCCCCCACCACATTGAGTTCGATCTCGCCCGCCTTCCCGCCCCGGACGCCGTGCCCCTGGCCCCCGACGTACGCAACACCCTGCTCCCCGTGCAGGTCCTTGTCCGCACCGAACTCCCGCAGGGCAGCTCCGTCCACCGCCGTCTCGCAGCCGGCACCCTCACCCCAGCCCAGGCTGGACTCAGCTCCCTCCCCGCGGTCGGGGAGGAGCTGAAGGACCCGCTCGTCGAGTTCGCGACCATGCTGGACGACGTCAACCAGTACATCGACACGGCGGAAGCCCAACGCCTCACGGGCCTGGACGACGACCTGTTCCAAGCCCTGCTCGACACCACCGTCACGGTCAACCGCGCGCTGACCGAGCACGCGCGCACGGTGGGCCTGCGGCACTGCGACGGCAAACTCGAATTCGTGGTGGCAGCCGACGGCGGCCTCGTGCTCGCCGACAGCCCCGGCACGCCCGACGAGAGCCGCCTGCTCTTCGACGGCGTGCACTGCGGCAAGCAGGTCCTGCGGAACTGGTACGTCGACAACGGGCTCGAAGTCCCCGTCAACCGGCTGATCACCGAAGGCGTGCCCCGGCACCGGTGGCCCACGCCCACCCCACTGCCGGGCGAGTTCCTGCCGGTGATGTCCGACCTGTACCGGTCCCTGAGCGAGACCTGGACCGGCGAGCGCCTCTGGAACGCGCCGGAACTGCCGGCGGCCACGACGGCCGTGGCCCGGGTCATCGGGCACTGA
- a CDS encoding MFS transporter, with product MTTSTHTAKAAKVTSPDLRRLVASECASLSGSAVSTVALPTLAVLELHASTTQIAALAFLGQLPNAVVALPAGALSDRYAKRPQMIAADLTAAAGLATIPTAAFAGVLGIGQLYAVAVVLGIAKIVHDAAAISYLPVLVEPHLLQRANSRLGAASSVADSAGSNAGAALVGAIGAARSVLADVLSYLVSALLVWRIRTPELVAAPPEGRRTLSRDIGEGLRYVAGQPTIRTVIAALSTLSFGLAVMNTYWAYYLLVDLHVSPTAFGVIMGVGGAGSLAGALLAPPIASRFGIGPTIIIGFAVSPLAQIPLLLAGAGLRWQIALAGTLAVQLFWATASGTSQRSLRQILCEPRFQGRMQSASTTVTAGARPLAAAAAGALVLFLGVRGTLVVGAVLQIVPVILLLVSPVRALRDMPAPPARTAVPPRP from the coding sequence GTGACAACCTCCACCCACACGGCCAAAGCGGCGAAGGTCACCTCCCCGGATCTGCGCCGCTTGGTCGCCAGCGAGTGCGCGAGCCTGTCCGGATCCGCGGTCAGCACCGTCGCCCTCCCCACCCTGGCCGTACTGGAACTCCACGCCTCCACGACCCAGATCGCCGCGCTCGCCTTTCTCGGCCAACTACCGAACGCCGTCGTGGCGCTCCCGGCCGGCGCGCTCTCGGACCGCTACGCCAAACGCCCCCAGATGATCGCCGCGGACCTCACCGCCGCCGCGGGTCTCGCGACCATCCCGACCGCCGCCTTCGCCGGAGTGCTCGGCATCGGCCAGCTGTACGCGGTCGCCGTCGTCCTCGGCATCGCCAAGATCGTGCACGACGCGGCCGCCATCAGCTACCTGCCCGTCCTCGTCGAACCTCACCTGCTGCAGCGCGCGAACTCGAGGCTCGGCGCGGCCTCGTCGGTGGCCGACAGCGCGGGCAGCAACGCGGGCGCCGCGCTGGTCGGCGCCATCGGCGCCGCCCGCTCCGTCCTCGCCGACGTCCTCTCCTACCTCGTCTCCGCCCTTCTCGTGTGGCGCATCCGCACCCCCGAGCTGGTCGCCGCTCCGCCCGAAGGCCGCCGGACCCTCTCGCGGGACATCGGTGAGGGCCTGCGCTACGTGGCTGGGCAGCCCACGATCCGCACAGTGATCGCGGCCCTGTCCACGCTCAGCTTCGGCCTGGCGGTCATGAACACGTACTGGGCGTACTACCTCCTCGTCGACCTGCATGTATCCCCGACGGCGTTCGGCGTGATCATGGGCGTCGGCGGCGCGGGCAGCCTGGCCGGGGCGCTCCTCGCCCCGCCCATCGCGTCCCGCTTCGGCATCGGACCGACGATCATCATCGGGTTCGCGGTCAGCCCGCTGGCCCAGATCCCCCTCCTGCTCGCCGGAGCCGGACTCCGTTGGCAGATCGCGCTCGCCGGGACGCTGGCCGTTCAACTGTTCTGGGCCACAGCCTCCGGGACGAGCCAGAGGTCCCTGAGGCAGATCCTGTGTGAGCCGCGCTTCCAGGGCCGCATGCAGTCAGCGAGCACCACGGTGACCGCCGGAGCCCGGCCCCTCGCCGCCGCGGCCGCCGGCGCCCTGGTCCTCTTCCTCGGGGTCCGCGGCACCCTCGTCGTTGGTGCGGTCCTCCAGATCGTCCCCGTGATCCTTCTGCTCGTCTCTCCTGTCCGTGCGTTGCGGGACATGCCTGCCCCGCCCGCGCGCACCGCCGTGCCCCCCCGCCCGTGA
- a CDS encoding 3'-5' exonuclease has product MGSLTDDPDFRATTFVVVDFETTTPTGYPAQPIEVAALALRCPDGAWTEAGRSTSLIRPPAFAPVTPADTAQTGLTAAELDSAPDVAHVMGFLDRRFTPGGRYLLVAQHAATEANVIHNAREHCPTLSRVDFLDTIPLAKYLVPGLANYKLDTLLAHFAIAQPAARHRAYADVDVTAQVFLRLLGAADDTAQLTDLAALVKVAGRTAKSNMPVQGGLFDI; this is encoded by the coding sequence ATGGGCAGTTTGACCGACGACCCCGACTTCCGGGCAACGACGTTCGTGGTCGTCGACTTCGAGACGACGACGCCGACGGGCTACCCGGCGCAGCCCATCGAAGTCGCCGCTCTCGCCCTGCGCTGCCCGGACGGAGCGTGGACGGAGGCCGGCCGGAGTACCTCCCTCATCCGGCCGCCCGCGTTCGCCCCGGTGACACCGGCCGACACGGCCCAGACCGGCCTGACAGCGGCCGAACTGGACAGCGCCCCGGACGTGGCGCACGTCATGGGTTTCCTGGACCGGCGATTCACCCCTGGCGGCCGGTACCTGCTGGTGGCGCAGCACGCCGCCACCGAGGCGAACGTCATCCATAACGCCCGCGAGCACTGCCCGACCCTGTCCCGTGTCGACTTCCTCGACACCATCCCCCTCGCCAAGTACCTGGTCCCGGGCCTGGCGAACTACAAGCTCGACACCCTGCTGGCGCACTTCGCCATCGCGCAGCCTGCTGCCCGCCACCGGGCCTACGCCGACGTCGACGTCACCGCGCAGGTGTTCCTCCGCCTCCTTGGTGCCGCGGACGACACCGCGCAGCTCACCGACCTCGCCGCCCTGGTGAAAGTGGCGGGGCGTACCGCCAAGAGCAACATGCCCGTCCAGGGCGGGCTGTTCGACATCTAG
- a CDS encoding NUDIX hydrolase: MAITDSDIAGVLTAYLERYPQEAGQLAEPRRLLAEGRGFASRRTFPMHVTAGALLVRDDAEVLLIEHLAYGITLQPGGHLEPTDKTLVGAALRELSEETGIDPDQVASVSAHPAYIEFGRVPARPAKGEPDHYHLDFGYVFTTADAEVGRIQESEVTGAAWYPLDLAERLVGPRIARAVTTSTGIR; this comes from the coding sequence GTGGCGATCACTGATTCCGATATCGCGGGAGTGCTCACCGCCTACCTTGAGCGCTACCCGCAGGAGGCCGGACAACTGGCCGAGCCGCGGCGGCTCCTGGCCGAAGGCCGTGGGTTCGCCTCGCGGCGGACCTTCCCGATGCACGTCACCGCCGGCGCGCTGCTGGTCCGGGACGACGCCGAGGTCCTTCTGATCGAACACCTCGCGTACGGGATCACTTTGCAGCCAGGCGGCCATCTTGAGCCGACCGATAAGACACTGGTCGGCGCGGCGCTGCGGGAACTGTCCGAGGAGACCGGCATCGACCCCGACCAGGTCGCCTCCGTCTCGGCGCACCCCGCCTACATCGAGTTCGGCCGGGTGCCGGCCAGGCCCGCAAAGGGCGAACCGGACCACTACCACCTGGATTTCGGCTATGTCTTCACGACGGCCGACGCCGAGGTCGGGCGTATCCAGGAGTCCGAGGTGACCGGGGCCGCCTGGTACCCGCTGGATCTGGCGGAGCGCCTCGTCGGGCCCCGGATCGCGCGGGCGGTCACCACATCGACCGGAATCAGGTAA